The DNA sequence TCTGCAGAGTCAGGAGCTGATATTCTACAACCAAGGCTCCCCAGGTAACCGAAACCTGACACCCCACTGTTACCATGGCGCTGCTGAGGAAAAGCAAAGGCTGTCTGTCGGGTGTTTCAGAGGATTGCACATGGAGGTTGTTGAGGCCCTTTCATAAAGTTCCCTGCACTTCCTACAGATCAGCAGATggagaaaaagacagatttcCAAACAATTCTTTTCACACCTGTACTTACCTGTGTGACTGCAAATCAACCCAATTGGTTAGTAAAGGCTTCAGGTGGAACTTGCTGATGGGTCGACAGGAGGGATCCTAAACACTCAGCGGGCTTTTAGCCTTTTGGGTCTTTTGAGTCTGGGGGGTGGGGCTGCCAGAAGCCTCTGCAAGCCGAAAGACGGACCTCAGCACTGGTGAGTTCCTTCTTTTGGAGACTTTTTAGGACCAAAATGTGTCTGTACAGCATTTTTAGACTCTTCTATACATTTACAACCATTAATTAGGAGTATAAATAAATCCTAAGACGTGTCCGACGCTCGACACTGGTGGCATATCTAAAGCCTAGAAACCAGGCCATGGAAGAAAGCATGTCTCCAGTTTCAATGCCATCTCCTCCAAAGACGCATGTCCTCATCTTTCAGTCCCACATTGTGCACACATCAACAAAAAACCACAAGGTTTGAGTGGACACCTCACAAAGTTGTTTCTCTTTATGTCCACAAACATCCAGCTGCACATCAAGAGGAAAAAGTATCAGAAAAACCCAGTGAAAACCTATACATGCATAACTTGACTTGCAAAGCAATACTCTCACGGCAGTAAACCATAATTTTAGGGACTTATTCCTAcagtttttggaaaataaattggCAAAAAAACTGTACAAAATTCCATCAAATATTCCCATGGGTTCACTGAAGCACATGTGAATGTTTTTAGTGTGTTATGTTTCTTCATGTCCAttataaaaaccttttcaacAAGTAAATATCTTTGATTATTTGTTACAACTTAATTAGTTTGGTTTGTGTTCctttaaaatgatattttaagtatttttcaAGTCAAAAATGATTTGAACCTGTCAAATCATTTGGCCCCTCGCAATCATAATTTGGATATTTTCTTATCTAATAAATcttgaaaataaacagattcTGCTGCAATCGCCAACTTGCAGGTCTGCTGTGGTGAAGACATTTTAATCCCAATGTTTCATCCAGATTCGGTGGGCTCCACCACTCCTGGCGGAGGAGGTGGCGTTGATCAGACAGAGGGAGGACAGGGAGACGGGCGGCTGGTGCAGGAGCTGTGGTTCATCGTTGTTCTGGCAGGCATtgccctgctgctgctggctgtTGTGTTGGGTGTGGTGCTCCATAAGGTAAGGGAAAAGTGCTCCAACaccattaaaaacaacaacaacaaaactattTGTCATTACAAATTTAtcagtttgtcatttttacatCTGATATGAATTCATGTTGTTCAGGCTTATGCattatttaattcattttagaaATACAAAGGGAGTTGGtaacatgtaacccttgtgctatcctaggcactttaccattgggcgttgggtcatctagacccactagacagtgcggtgcgctgaaccttttttcttcaatgatttttgatcttcactgttgtctatggattacatgaaatctttccacctttatccacctttgtcatggttgggaaaacacgtcaatgtaagggtggggtcatctaagatagcacaagggttaaacaccaCTTTAAGATGAACAAGTTCATTTAaacgaaaagaaaagaaaaatcttgtgtttttggaacaaataaagcaaattaaatCAACAAACTTCATTTTAACGGGATAGAAATTTAAAGTTGTCATGAAACAAAATTACTCTGAGTTTCAATGGCCCATCAGTTTAGGTGGGTGTTAGGGttatgtaattatcatttgcttacacgCTATTATCACCATGATATGATTGTCTAagttctatctttcagtaagaaaacaatgacctgaaaagttctgattatacaagaatatgatgttcctgtactgctTGACTGAATGACCTACTTTTATGTTATCAAACCCGGccaccaataaaaccagactggatacactgggaaggcagaactcctctgtgacagtttgcgctgtcacagaccgattctccttctgcagaagtctagcaaaagttctcatctcctgtgtgattcttctctttattaaggaaaaagtcagaaccctgacagTGGGAACCAAATGTTGAACATCTAAACTATAGTATCATCCACAAAACCAACTTGAATCAACCTTAAATCCTCCATACGTCCAGTATTGTAGTGAAATCTAGGGAAatatccacaaaacaaatatcaaTCCTATAATCAAGCTTCAAAAAAGAGCATTTAGAGAGATAGATAAATGTGAGTCTACAAATGCACtatttaaaaaaccaaagacTTTCATATTTGTGGATATGGGACATTTTAATTTGTGCCTTTAAATGTTGTTTGACCTTAAGAGGtcgttttttaaaagacaagagGAACATTATAATTTTAGAagtaattttgtgttttaataatgCAAAGTAAAATGGAGACATCcttctgtttttggaacaaaaAGTTGCAACTGTTTGGATAAAAAATTAGGATActgttaaaatgtcaaataactgATGGATACTGGTAAAAcgatatatgtatttatttgaatatGTATTTGGTtagatgtttttgattttacGTTTGTGGCCAATTTGTCAACTTGATgttaatttttgtttgtgtgtgaattttattattattttttttttttattggatggGCTTTGATCAGCATGATGCTTCAGCCTTTTTTGGTTAACGTTGATTGTTGTTTATTATAAGTAGTATAAAGGTGATGTTTTCAGAACCAAACAAACTTCCAAACCAATTCAACCACTAGGCGGTGtaacaaaccaaaaaattaaaaggccCCAGAAAGGATGAAATTTTGAACAAAGAAGTAGAAGTCACTGTGAGGTACTGGTTTTGTTTGCAACTAAGCAACATTGGTGGCAGCAGTGGGATTCCTACAACACACCACTATTCCCACAAACCCTTGCGGCTCTAAAGGAAGCCACCAGTTGCAGCAACATAGGGGCGCTGTGGCACATGCTGAGAGTGAACCAGCAAGCGGAGAGTCAAACGCAAAACCTCAGCTGTGTGGTTTTCCCCTTTTGCCCTCCCAGCATGTCCGCAGTTCCACTGCTGTCACCGACGTTTATGTAAGTGTGACTGAACAGTTTCTGCAACCATTAAGTCACCTAATTCAGGGCCATGCACGTTCGTTGTTCGTGCATGGCCCTGAATTAGGCCCTGAATTAGGTGACTTAATGGTTGCAGAAACTGCTCAGGAAAGTAAAACTCAGAGGAGAAACTTTGGTGTCTTTGCAGGCTCTGAGCAAACCTCACATGCCTCGTGAAAGACCTCCTCTGGCGGCCATGCATAAGAGGAGCCCAATGGCTGTTTATCCTCCCAGCAACTCTGTCTTGGTAGGGTGAGCGGCTTTTTCctcaacaattttatttttaatattttcagatctttaaactttaaattgaatttaacCTCACGCTAATATTTGAGTTTCCTCTCTGCACACAGAgccccagttaagcagaattaactaTAGTAGTAATTTCTGAATATCTAGTCATGCaaattcttccctttttttgtttttagtttgacACCGTCCCCGACACGACGGGCTTCTCCTCCAGCGTGACTCTCAAAGGCTTCACCATGAAGATAGAGGTAAAACGCCAGTGAGTCACATTCTTTGGAGAGTGGGACTGTGATGCTTCCTGCGTgtgcccccaccccacccccctccgCCCCCGCCTGCAGGAAGTCCTGGAAGCAAAGTGTGACCCTGAAGACGAGGTTCCTCAGCCACTGAGCATCGTCAGCGGGACCTCCCTGAGGCGCAGCATCAGCCAGCTGATGGACGGGAAGTCGCTGGAGGACGATGTGTGGGACCCAAACATTTCCGGCCACGACAGCGGGATGGTGAGATCCACGTAGGACGATATGGACATCAGTTATGGCTCTGATCTTTCTTCTCCTTCTTAGTTCATGGATGATGAGGAATTCGTTGAAACCATCAAAGGCTTCAGCACTGTGAGAAAGGAGCATACCATGTTCAACGACACCAACCTGTGACCCGGACGGCACACCTGGATTTAAACAGCTTGAACATTTTTCATACAGATGTTGGCTTTTACAGCATCTATGCAGCTGGACAGGGAAGCAGTGAAGGGTGGGAAGAAAAACGAGATGCATATCAGACACTGAAACTGATGCAAAGAGCGAGAAGAAAATGGGATCTTCAACCACAAGTGGAATTCTGTTAGTATTTGGATCACTGTCACAAAATCAAGAACAGctctttaactcttgtgctatcttagatgaccccacccttacattgacgtgttctccctaccatgacaaaggtggataaaggtggaaagatttcatgtaatccatggacaccagtgaagatcacaaatcattgaagaaaaaaggttcagagcactgtctagtgggtctaggtgacccaactcccaacattaaagtgcctaggatagcacaagggttaagcgagATGTCGTTATCTTATGTATAACCAACATAGATGACAAAGTTCATGACCTTTCCAAAAATGGAAACAGAATTCACAAGCTCTCACCTGTTGGATCACACCCTGAAGAGTTCATCTAGAGGTGGAGATTAAATGGCGAGGGGtcaattttaattgttttttcgtgtcaacataaaaaaacaaacaaactgtttttgttttacaaaatccTGAATATTTGCAAAGATGCATCAGgatcattgaaaaaaagaacaaaatttcTGGGAGTAAATCTAGAATACAAAAACTCCCAGAAGTGATTTTTATTGTGTAATTATAACATTTCAACCTTTATTCTCATAATTctaaattttcttttcaaaattctGAGGTGTTGTCTCAGAATTGTGACTCGATTCTCCAGATTTACTTCAatcttgtaatttttgtttgatttcttttactGTTCTAGGAACATCACCAATGCTCTCGAGATTAAATTCAGAATTCTTTACAGAATCACAGGTTTTTTCTTCACTCGTGGCGACTGACTGCGTTCCCTGTGAATGTAGGTGAAACACTGACCTGAAACACAAACCAAATCCATGCAAACGTCATTTAATCcacagtgaaaatgtttttttcatccttACGTACTTCAGATTAAATTTGTATAAACAGGAAACCTAAGATTTTTTAAggggaaaaatggaaaatcagACACAAAAACCAAACTTGGAGCCCAACTTCAGATCACTGagagtttattttaataaaatcaatGCTCTAACAGTCTTAAACTGAAtggattgataaaaaaaaaatgccacacagATCCGAACATgtactctttttattttaaatgaggtGCAATGTAAAACACTTTAACAGCCATGGTTACAAAACATTTACATAATAAATTAATATACTGCAAATCCACAGGAAACAGTAAACATAAACCCTCAGACTGAGGGATTACCTTTGCATTAAGAGGTCATGAACGTACACATTTAGAAAGGCAGCctcttgctttgttttttttgttctttttcaaagACATATAAGTATAAATCTGTCATTTGAGTTGCACTGATATGTTTGCCAAGAGAGGCGGATTAGAAAATCCTCATCAACAGTATTGCCATAGATGTCTGCAGCATCATCAGATTTGAACCAAACTAAACTGAATCCTAGGCTTTCTGTAGTGTCTTAACAAAATGTCTGTTTAcaaaggaattctgggaaaccGGCTCGCAGCAGTAAAGTGCATGCAGGCCCTGCTGTCCCCTCATTGTTTTCATATATATTTCTATATAGCACTGTGAGCTGTGGTTCTCATTCAGAAACTATAAATGGACCACTGATATGTCAGCTTCCCTCTGTGCAGAAtcaagaaaaatccttttttaagaaaataagtcCCATCATCAACTTTAGTTCCCTTTCATTGAGCAGATGCTGCAGCCCCATCCAGCCAACTACAACTTCAAAGcatttaaatattcattttatttataattctgGCCAAGGCGATGACAATACGTCTTTGCACGGATGAAGAAAGAGTCAAAGATCTGCCGTCTGTACCTGAGGGATCTGATGGCTGGAGCAGCTAGAGATCTGAAGGTTTCCCTGTGTGGGGGCTCATGGTCAGAAAGGGAAACTCTGCCATTACAGGCAGCCTCTCTTCCATCTCTTTttctggtggggggggggggggggggttgctgcgcAGAATAAATAAACGCCTCGCGCacagaaaaagaatgaaagaatTCAGActtaatcctaaaaaaaaaaaaaggtttgaagacccactctgatgaaaatgctgtttttaacatgttcttgtggcatttcgcTCATGctggaagacatatataaactAAATTAAGCTTCAAGGTGCATTTCTGAGACTTGTTTGAttcaaaattgttgtgaattaggaggaGAATAAAAATGCAGtctgaaagttttaaaaaggtCACAATtgatagaaaatacgctgggcgagAAGACTAGATACTGCTGGATATTTTTATGACGCTCCGGTAATACTGggttggggggtgtgaggggctgtaagctggcgggagaaagtgtaaacagagagctctcagcaaacggggagggtaaaatttcaaatgaattcCTGCAAAaactctgtcctagaaaacaacacgggTATTTATTTCCTCTAAAATGGCTTAATCCTAATTAAACGACCACAGAGAACGCCTTGACAAGAGGTCAAAggttgatcagagtgggtctttacgtCCTCGGTTGACCAAAATCAGGAAAGACAaccgttttctttttgttttttcaaaccttggacataaaaaagaaacatttcatcGCTGCAGCACCAATTCAATTGACCTcaacatctttgttttattgtctgGTAAAAACTGAAAGGGCCCCTCTATGGCGGTGCTAACGCTCACAGCCACTTCTCCTAATAAAGGAAACCGCTGCATGATTCTCCGCAGGCTGAGGCTCCTAACAGGATTTTCTCACAACCACAAAACCAGATCATTGACAGAGTAAAGTGCTACCATACGTTTCAAACCACTGCAATCTAAAACCTATCATGGAGCTTTTAATCTAGACCTAAACTACTTAATTAAGTcaacaacaaaaccaaatgTTTGGCTGCAACTAAAAAGAGGAGTTGGGGGAACTATGAGAGGACTCGGGAGTCTATAAACAGCAATTACAAAATACCTTTCTATAaacccttttcttttaaaaatatgctctgttctgtcccttttttttaaaaaatagcaaaaaagacaaatggatTCACAGCTGTGCAATTTCTCCCAATTGAGtagaaaatatttcatttttaaacaaatgagttttagccaaaatggaggacaaaccaaaacaaaaaacagaaaaaaaaaaaaaactaaattcagtTACAGTTACGTCCTTAAAAGTTTCCAGACTGAAAATGTGCAATTAAGCAGGATTTCATGACAGAAAGTGAAAATCTGAAATAATGCCAGGATGCTAGGATTTGTTTAAGAatgaaacgttaaaaaaaagaaaagaaaaatcgtACACAAACGAATGTTAattgaacaaaaacagagagATTGGACGACATCCCCCTGATTGGAAAAAGGGAAACACCTCGTCGTTTCCCTGATCCTTCACATACAAAAGCACCTGAAAGGAACAGGAAGTAAGGTGTCTGGACTAACACTGATTATTGGCAGGTCACCTTACAGccaagattaaaaacaaaacaaaaaagaaacaagtagAAAAAGTAAGAACAAAGGATTGCAGAGAGAACAAACTGCTTAAAATAACCAGTCTATCGGGGAGGAAGAGAGGAAGGACTTGAATCATCCTCTTCTGGATGGACGACTCTGGAAACACTGGACTTCCACTTTACGTCGGACAAAGAACTGTGGAGACAAAAACCAGCCGTGGGAAATAAACAAGAGCTTTGAGGACTTGTGGAGCTTAAAGGAGAGCGGTGGCCGATGGAAGGGCGACTAAAAGACGACAGAGTGTTTTGAGTGAGGAGGAAACAGGAGCTACGGGTGAGAAGCTGGCGACTTCTAAGCAAGTTTGGATGCGAATGCGGCGCTAGGGCGGAGGGGGGGGCTGTTTAAGAGAGGAAGAAAAGAGCAGGGGGGTGTGAGGTACAGAGCTGAAGGTGAAGGATCTGTGTTTAATCTCACAAACCTCCAGGTTCCACTGCTCTCATACCAGAGCTACCCAAAGGACAGTGCAGCACAGGTGAGAGACAAGGGAGGCACATGTTAACAAAGAGTCCAGGCTCACCAGTTTGGGATTAAAAAACTAATACTTTGAGAATTTGTGATGGCAGATCATAAACCTAAATAACAATCGACAGTTTTGGGGGCAAATAACATAAAGAGGTCAAAAAGGTCATGAAAGGTGTGAATGTTTACCTTTGAGGATGTAGTCTGTGAGCAGAGCAGGAACTTTGTCACTGTCATCCCTCATGGCATGGAGGACTGTATggagaaaacaaatgaatgctCAGCAAAGGAGAAacatttggaaacattttttgtgtgtttccatgGATATACTGACTTTTTGTGAGGATCTGAAGGTCTTCTACACAAGGGGAGCCAGCTTTCTTTTCATAAGGGATTACGGTTGTCAGGTACTGAAAGGAAAATGGGTGCAAGATGCACAAAATGTTGAGTAAGCAGCAGTGAGGATGTTTGTCTCCCTCTGCTGGTTAATTGACGAATAACATTTTTTGACGTGAAATTAGAAATCAAACATCACCACTTTgggttcaaaacaaaaacagaatgaagTTGAagctccaaaataaaagtcgCAGCTGAACAATgctgtgctgaaaaaaaaaaaagtcagtgaaatgtttcaaagaaaagagGGAAAACCAGAATAAGGCCAAAAAAGAACAGAATGAATAAAATAGGGCAAAGGAAAACTGGCACCAGAAAACGGTGATGGCAGGGGGAGTGCAAATAAACATGCCGatgggaaaaacacaaaagaataaaaaaagaatcagcTGTGAAAGAAGGAGCAGGGGCACCTGTTTGTCCCCTCCTGTGTGGCCAAAAGTTTGACGGAAGCCGTTTTGAATGACATTGGAGAGTCCCTCCAGAGTGAGGAGCTACAAAGAGCGAAAGGAAGGAGCAGAAGAACGTTTGCCGACAGTTGAAGAgctttctgtaaaagaaaatcagcTTTGTGGAGCCCAAACGAACGTTCAGACTTTCCTTGGATCTGTGTGAAGAGGTTTCCTTAGCCTATTTTATGAAGCATCGCTATAAAAAAACCATGCAGAGGTTTTCAGAGTGTGACTATGGACTAACCGTGCCGGGAACATGCGTGCTGGCTGCTCTCTGACCGTTTGGCCCCGACAGAGATGCACTTTtgactttcttcttctttcgcCGCAGCTCACGATGTTCTTTCTGCCTGTTCTGCACGTCAATCAGCAGCgaaataaagctgtttttaacCTGCAGGGGAAGAAAACCTCATTTAAATCCACGTGAGGATCTGATTTTTGGCACTTCACAAAATCCTCACAGTGAAGCagatgacagaaaaataaaatgtggctGTTAGAAAGGAAAGAGGAAAGTAACCTCCTTCTCAAAATCCAGCTCATCCCGCAGTGCCAGGGCTTGGATCAGCTCCTCGCTGTAGCGGCGAATGGCCgtctccacctcctccagagTCTGGGAGAGCTCTGACATGGACATCTGCCGCAGCCCTGCAACCACAGAAGCACATGTTCTTCAGGGGATGTTAGGAAGTTTAGAAGATCAAATGATGTTAACACTTTTTACGTTTACTAAGAATGCCGGAATGGTTCAGCTACACGTTAAAAATGATTCaccaaaacacatttaacaCACATGAATGGCTTCGGTGCACATTAATCTGGGGCCATATATCGTGTGTTACATAATCGCCTCACATGTCTGTGAAATTCACGCTTATGACTGAGATAAAAGGGGAACGGAAGCAAAATTCCAACAGGATGCCGGATTACTGACGTTCCTCGTAGCTCGAGCTGGAGCCGGACCGCTTCAAACCCTGGAGGTCCTGAGAGAGCATGGACAAGTCGGACTGGGAGGGGCTCTCATCATCGTCAGGGTCTGGAGATTCCTGCATCATCTCTTCAATCTCCTCTAttacctgaaaaaaacaaaaacaaaatgctcaCTGGGGTGCTGCAGGTGTCTATTCTCAGCTGATTTAAACCAGTTTTCATATGTTAACACAATGTGTGACATTTCTCTGTTTGGAAAAACTTCAAACATGCCAATTAAAGActtttgtgatctttaaaaattTTTTGGGTGGTTTACAatataaatgtagtttttattcATTCAGAAAATGTTGATAGAAAGCCTTATTTGTGCGTAAATTCAAAAAAGTAACCATAATTACGTTCAAATATTTCTCCAAAAACTACAATAGCGAAACTTGAATGCGGCTGACCTGGTCTGCGGTTAAGAGCGGCTCGTCGTTGATGCAGGAGACGATGATGGAGTGCATGTCCAGCTGTTCCCTCAGCtcctcgtcatcatcatcagacGGATCCAACGACTGATTATCCAACTTCTGGCCaaagaaaaagcagattttttagaCAAAAGGCACAAATTCAAagcatcattttaaaattattcttACACAAAACACACTAAGAGGCTTTTCgtctttttatatattgttGTCTTGCATGAAAATTCCTGTTGAGGAGTTAATTGCTCAGAAGGATGaaggccaaaaaacaaaactattttctggcatatttttgtctgtttctacTAAAAAGAAAGGATTAAAAGTTATAgctctttgtttttcataacTTTGAGGACCTGCTTGAAACGTGATCCAGCATGTGATACCTCGTTCTGCGTGAGCTTGAGCGATGGAAGGTGTAGGGTACGAGTGTAGGAAGTCTTCCAGTCCACAGGCATCACGTTGCCGTAGTTGTTGGTCAGAGCGTTCCACACCCTGAAACGCACAGCAGTGAGACAACACAGagtaaatacacacacaaacaaaaaaagaggaaacatgtCCTTCTCTTTGCAGCGTGACACAGCATGAGCTGTTCAGATCACTTCTTCTTCAAGTCCAACATCTTCCTCCTCAAACGTGAACGCTCTTCAGAGCCAATAGATGACAGTAAAACCAAGTTTagtgtaaaaatatttgctACTTAGTGGCTTTTAACTCAGTAGATGTACTTTTGGCTGTGACAGGGTGGATGCTGTGAACCCATGTGTCACATTGGCTCCAACAGATCACAGCCCTTCTCTTGctcccatacacacacacacatgtacgaGCAGAGGTTTATATAACACGCATGTTTCTCCCTGAAGTCATCACGTTCTGCTTGGCGAGCAGTCGGGCCGCTTTAAAATAGCAAAGGCTGTTTGTGCCCCGAGCCTCAACAGCGTCTCAGACACGTGATCGCAGCACAACCCCATCTCCACAATCACTCGTCCCTTACAGTTTGTGCGCGTTTTTCGTGTTTATCTATAAATCGCACGCATGATTACACAACTTCCTCGTCTTTTCTGACCCACTATGACTGGAACTCACTAAACGCACATCCTGGTTTCATCCCATGTCGTCCTGCAGCGCCTCTCAGCTCTGATCTTTCTTGATGACTTGTTAGGAGGCGGGACACGTCCTACAAAGAAAAGTGCTTCCCTGAGCCTGGCACAGGTCTTCAGGCTTCACCGGGCAGCCGTCCAATTATTGCCCTCTGTGTGCTGCCTTTGGTTTTTAGCAGCCTTCATCGTGTCTGCTCAACCTTCTCATTCTAAAGAGAATGTTTTTGGGGCGACAGACAATAAAGTCACTAAACTGATAGGTTAGAATGAAGATAACCAGAAAATAAGcaagtttttaaagacccactctgatgaaaattgtgtttttggtgtttttcttgtaatcgattacatgtatttaaaaaaattaagcaccAAATTGCATTT is a window from the Oryzias latipes chromosome 24, ASM223467v1 genome containing:
- the LOC101166679 gene encoding usherin-like, whose translation is MPRERPPLAAMHKRSPMAVYPPSNSVLFDTVPDTTGFSSSVTLKGFTMKIEEVLEAKCDPEDEVPQPLSIVSGTSLRRSISQLMDGKSLEDDVWDPNISGHDSGMFMDDEEFVETIKGFSTVRKEHTMFNDTNL
- the fez2 gene encoding fasciculation and elongation protein zeta-2 isoform X5 — encoded protein: MAAPLAHFDEDWQDFNEFQPSSDSNEQLDQLNSNVGDPSGLDDFSDLDNCFSGEICSFKSMEDLVHDFDEKLTDCFRNFNTTTENIAPVNPITEENFLKDDEVWNALTNNYGNVMPVDWKTSYTRTLHLPSLKLTQNEKLDNQSLDPSDDDDEELREQLDMHSIIVSCINDEPLLTADQVIEEIEEMMQESPDPDDDESPSQSDLSMLSQDLQGLKRSGSSSSYEERLRQMSMSELSQTLEEVETAIRRYSEELIQALALRDELDFEKEVKNSFISLLIDVQNRQKEHRELRRKKKKVKSASLSGPNGQRAASTHVPGTYLTTVIPYEKKAGSPCVEDLQILTKILHAMRDDSDKVPALLTDYILKVLCPT
- the fez2 gene encoding fasciculation and elongation protein zeta-2 isoform X2, with protein sequence MAAPLAHFDEDWQDFNEFQPSSDSNEQLDQLNSNVGDPSGLDDFSDLDNCFSGEICSFKSMEDLVHDFDEKLTDCFRNFNTTTENIAPVNPITEENFLKDDEVWNALTNNYGNVMPVDWKTSYTRTLHLPSLKLTQNEKLDNQSLDPSDDDDEELREQLDMHSIIVSCINDEPLLTADQVIEEIEEMMQESPDPDDDESPSQSDLSMLSQDLQGLKRSGSSSSYEERLRQMSMSELSQTLEEVETAIRRYSEELIQALALRDELDFEKEVKNSFISLLIDVQNRQKEHRELRRKKKKVKSASLSGPNGQRAASTHVPGTLLTLEGLSNVIQNGFRQTFGHTGGDKQYLTTVIPYEKKAGSPCVEDLQILTKILHAMRDDSDKVPALLTDYILKVLCPT
- the fez2 gene encoding fasciculation and elongation protein zeta-2 isoform X3 — encoded protein: MAAPLAHFDEDWQDFNEFQPSSDSNEQLDQLNSNVGDPSGLDDFSDLDNCFSGEICSFKSMEDLVHDFDEKLTDCFRNFNTTTENIAPVNPITEENFLKDDEVWNALTNNYGNVMPVDWKTSYTRTLHLPSLKLTQNEKLDNQSLDPSDDDDEELREQLDMHSIIVSCINDEPLLTADQVIEEIEEMMQESPDPDDDESPSQSDLSMLSQDLQGLKRSGSSSSYEERLRQMSMSELSQTLEEVETAIRRYSEELIQALALRDELDFEKEVKNSFISLLIDVQNRQKEHRELRRKKKKVKSASLSGPNGQRAASTHVPGTLLTLEGLSNVIQNGFRQTFGHTGGDKQYLTTVIPYEKKAGSPCVEDLQILTKILHAMRDDSDKVPALLTDYILKALV
- the fez2 gene encoding fasciculation and elongation protein zeta-2 isoform X1; this translates as MAAPLAHFDEDWQDFNEFQPSSDSNEQLDQLNSNVGDPSGLDDFSDLDNCFSGEICSFKSMEDLVHDFDEKLTDCFRNFNTTTENIAPVNPITEENFLKDDEVWNALTNNYGNVMPVDWKTSYTRTLHLPSLKLTQNEKLDNQSLDPSDDDDEELREQLDMHSIIVSCINDEPLLTADQVIEEIEEMMQESPDPDDDESPSQSDLSMLSQDLQGLKRSGSSSSYEERLRQMSMSELSQTLEEVETAIRRYSEELIQALALRDELDFEKEVKNSFISLLIDVQNRQKEHRELRRKKKKVKSASLSGPNGQRAASTHVPGTLLTLEGLSNVIQNGFRQTFGHTGGDKQYLTTVIPYEKKAGSPCVEDLQILTKILHAMRDDSDKVPALLTDYILKGKHSHLS
- the fez2 gene encoding fasciculation and elongation protein zeta-2 isoform X4 → MAAPLAHFDEDWQDFNEFQPSSDSNEQLDQLNSNVGDPSGLDDFSDLDNCFSGEICSFKSMEDLVHDFDEKLTDCFRNFNTTTENIAPVNPITEENFLKDDEVWNALTNNYGNVMPVDWKTSYTRTLHLPSLKLTQNEKLDNQSLDPSDDDDEELREQLDMHSIIVSCINDEPLLTADQVIEEIEEMMQESPDPDDDESPSQSDLSMLSQDLQGLKRSGSSSSYEERLRQMSMSELSQTLEEVETAIRRYSEELIQALALRDELDFEKEVKNSFISLLIDVQNRQKEHRELRRKKKKVKSASLSGPNGQRAASTHVPGTYLTTVIPYEKKAGSPCVEDLQILTKILHAMRDDSDKVPALLTDYILKGKHSHLS